The sequence AATTGCGGGTAATCCCGCTCCAGCACTTTGTTAAAATCGCGCAGGGCAAACGGCGCAATTAATTTTCCCATAACGGGAGCCATAATCGACAGCAGCAAATCCTTTTTTGTTTTATAGTGGCGGAAAATCGTGCCTTCCGCTACCCCTGCTTTCCGGGCGATCTCACTTGTGGAAGCGGCGGCGTAGCCTTTTTCCGAAAAAGTTTCCACGGCGGCTTTAATGATATTGATTTGTTTGTCCGTCATTTTTTCTTTATCGCCTAGCAGATTGAGCATTTCATCCGCCCAATCGTCGAGCGGACCAGACATTTTCCCGATCACCTCCGAAACATTGTTAAAGCGGGCGGTATTTCTTCAATGCCAGCACATTCGCAACCGCGAACACGAGCGAAAAGCCAAGCAAAATGTACAAATCGGGCGCGATCGCGTCCCACCCTTTGCCCCGGATCATCACATCGCGCAGCGCTTGCGCCGAATAGGTGAAGGGCAAAATATTGCCGATCCAGCGCAGCCATTGCGCCATTGTGTCCATATTGAACAGCCCGGAGAAAAACGCCTGCGGCACAATGACAAGCGGAATGAATTGGATCATCTGGAATTCGTTATTGGCAAACGCGGACAAAAACGTGCCGAGCGTAAGCGCCGAAAGCGCCGTTAACAGGATGATCAAAAGCACATACCAAAATGAGCCGACCATCAACATGCCCAATACTTTGATGGTAAACCAGGTGATGAGCAGCGACTGCAAAATCGCAAACACGCCGAACCCGATCACGTATCCGGCAACGATTTCCCAACGCTTTAACGGAGTTGCCATCAGACGCTCCAACGTGCCGCCGGTGCGCTCGCGCAAGAAAGCCACCCCTGCCAGCAGAAAGACGAAGAAAAAGGCGAAATAGCCGACCAGCACCGGTCCGAAGTTATCGAATGCGGCCATATCCTCGGAGCCGTGCAAATAAGTGATGTCCGCGGAAAATGGCTGCGCGGCGGTTTTTTGCACCAGCTTTTGGAACATCAGCAAAACCGATTTGTTAACCGTCGGGTCGCTGCCTTCCAGTTTTACGTGCGGAGTGCGGCCTTCCAGGCTTAATATGGCGTCGAGATGATTCGCTTCCAGCTCTTTTTCCGCTTTCTCGACGTCATATTGATGCACGGTGGCGCCGTAATCTTCAAGTTGCTTGATCAGCGGAGCGGGCGCATTTACGACGGCGATCTTGGGCTTGTATTCCGCGCCGTTAAAAATAAGCGAGAGCAACGTCATAATGACGATGGGAGCGACAAACATCAGGGCCAGCGAACGTTTATCATGGACAAATTGACGAATAATGCGGATGGCAAGCGCCCGTATTTTCATGCCTGAACACCTCCATAGATCAGGAATGCTTGCTCGATTGAAGCGGCATGGGTTTCCTTACGGAGCGCATCGGGCGTCCCGACGGCAATCAGTTTGCCGTCGCGGATCATCCCCAGACGGTCGCATTTTTCCGCTTCGTCCATGACGTGGGTGGTGACGATCACGGAGGTGCCGTTTTCGCTCAATCTGCGCAGTTCGTTCCAGATCGACTGTCTGAGCACAGGATCGATGCCGACGGTAGGTTCGTCGAGAATCAAAATTTCCG comes from Bacilli bacterium and encodes:
- a CDS encoding ABC transporter permease; the encoded protein is MKIRALAIRIIRQFVHDKRSLALMFVAPIVIMTLLSLIFNGAEYKPKIAVVNAPAPLIKQLEDYGATVHQYDVEKAEKELEANHLDAILSLEGRTPHVKLEGSDPTVNKSVLLMFQKLVQKTAAQPFSADITYLHGSEDMAAFDNFGPVLVGYFAFFFVFLLAGVAFLRERTGGTLERLMATPLKRWEIVAGYVIGFGVFAILQSLLITWFTIKVLGMLMVGSFWYVLLIILLTALSALTLGTFLSAFANNEFQMIQFIPLVIVPQAFFSGLFNMDTMAQWLRWIGNILPFTYSAQALRDVMIRGKGWDAIAPDLYILLGFSLVFAVANVLALKKYRPL